Proteins from one Bacteroides zhangwenhongii genomic window:
- a CDS encoding HlyD family secretion protein, whose translation MERMTKIGMVGVALIMLAACGKGIPSYDATGTFEATEVIVSAEAAGKLLRLEVEEGTRLKAGEEIGLVDTVQLYLKKLQLEASMKSVESQRPDLAKQIAATKQQIVTAEREKKRVENLLAAGAANQKQLDDWDAQVKLLERQLVAQESSLLNSTNSLIEQGNSVAIQVAQMEDQLAKCHVQSPIEGTVLAKYAEAGELAAIGKPLFKVAEVDRMYLRAYITSEQLSQVKLGDEVTVYADYGNSEQKAYPGVVTWISDRSEFTPKTILTKNERANLVYAVKIAVKNDGALKIGMYGGVALKN comes from the coding sequence ATGGAACGAATGACAAAGATAGGAATGGTTGGAGTGGCATTGATAATGTTGGCTGCTTGTGGTAAGGGAATACCCAGCTATGATGCAACCGGCACGTTTGAAGCCACAGAAGTGATAGTCTCTGCCGAAGCTGCCGGAAAGTTGTTGCGACTGGAGGTAGAAGAGGGGACAAGACTGAAAGCAGGTGAGGAGATTGGACTGGTGGATACGGTGCAATTGTATTTGAAGAAATTACAACTGGAGGCCAGTATGAAATCAGTGGAAAGCCAACGTCCGGATCTTGCTAAACAGATAGCTGCTACCAAACAGCAAATAGTAACAGCTGAACGTGAAAAGAAACGCGTGGAAAACCTGCTTGCCGCTGGAGCGGCGAATCAGAAACAGTTGGACGACTGGGATGCACAAGTCAAATTGCTTGAAAGGCAGCTTGTCGCACAGGAATCATCATTGCTGAATAGTACAAATAGCCTGATAGAACAAGGAAATTCGGTTGCCATACAGGTTGCACAGATGGAGGATCAGTTAGCTAAATGTCATGTCCAGTCGCCTATCGAAGGTACAGTATTGGCAAAATATGCAGAAGCCGGTGAATTGGCGGCGATAGGTAAACCGCTGTTTAAAGTGGCTGAAGTGGATCGCATGTATTTGAGGGCTTACATTACCTCCGAACAGTTGTCGCAAGTGAAACTGGGAGATGAGGTAACTGTGTATGCCGATTATGGAAACTCGGAGCAGAAAGCTTATCCGGGGGTAGTGACCTGGATTTCCGACCGTTCGGAGTTCACTCCCAAAACTATTTTGACGAAAAACGAACGTGCTAATCTGGTATATGCAGTGAAAATTGCCGTGAAGAATGACGGAGCATTGAAGATTGGTATGTACGGAGGAGTGGCATTGAAAAATTAA
- a CDS encoding TolC family protein, translated as MKRMFFSFSFLLFVSGINAQITLEECQRKTQENYPLVHQYGLVEKTKEYNLENAAKGYLPQFALSAKASYQSDVTEIPVKLPGVDLKGLPKDQYQVMLELQQKIWDGGGIRMQKKQTTAEAEIEKEKLNVDMYALNSRVNDLYFGILLLDEQLKQNALLQDELERNYRQITAYVENGIANQADLDAVKVEQLNTKQKRVELVSSRMAYLKMLSLLVGEKLSQETVLEKPVPQDEISAVSEIRRPELSLFNAQGVGLQVQEKALNVRHLPQFGLFVQGAYGNPGLNMLKNEFSPYYIAGVRLSWNFGSLYTLKNDRKVIENKRRQLDNNRDVFLFNTRLEMTQQDQAIQSLEKQMQDDDEIIRLRTNIRKSAEAKVANGTLTVTEMLRELTNESLARQSKALHEIQRLMGIYQLKYTTND; from the coding sequence AATGCGCAGATAACGTTGGAAGAATGTCAACGGAAGACGCAGGAAAATTATCCGTTGGTACATCAGTATGGTCTGGTGGAGAAAACAAAGGAATATAATCTTGAGAATGCGGCAAAAGGATATTTGCCACAGTTTGCCCTTTCGGCTAAAGCTTCTTATCAGAGTGATGTAACAGAAATTCCGGTGAAGCTTCCCGGAGTGGATTTGAAAGGACTGCCGAAAGATCAATATCAGGTGATGTTGGAGTTACAACAGAAAATCTGGGATGGCGGAGGAATCCGGATGCAGAAGAAACAAACGACTGCGGAAGCGGAGATAGAGAAAGAAAAGCTGAATGTGGATATGTATGCGCTGAATAGTCGTGTAAATGACCTTTATTTTGGAATTCTTTTGTTGGACGAGCAGCTGAAACAGAATGCATTGTTGCAAGATGAACTGGAGAGAAATTATCGCCAGATTACTGCCTACGTAGAAAATGGCATTGCCAATCAGGCCGATTTGGATGCTGTAAAAGTGGAGCAGTTGAACACAAAGCAGAAAAGAGTTGAACTGGTTTCGTCGCGTATGGCATATTTGAAGATGCTTTCACTTCTGGTAGGAGAGAAGTTGTCGCAGGAAACGGTTTTGGAGAAACCTGTTCCTCAAGATGAGATTTCGGCTGTCAGTGAGATTCGTCGTCCGGAATTGTCTTTGTTTAATGCGCAGGGAGTAGGATTACAAGTACAGGAGAAAGCTTTGAATGTGCGTCATCTTCCACAGTTCGGATTGTTTGTGCAGGGAGCCTATGGAAACCCCGGACTGAATATGCTGAAAAATGAATTTTCTCCTTACTATATTGCGGGTGTTCGCCTTTCATGGAATTTCGGTAGTTTGTACACCTTGAAGAATGACCGGAAGGTAATTGAAAATAAACGCCGGCAATTGGATAATAACCGGGATGTATTTCTTTTTAATACAAGATTGGAGATGACGCAACAGGATCAGGCCATCCAATCATTGGAAAAGCAAATGCAGGATGATGATGAGATTATCCGTTTGCGTACCAATATTCGCAAATCGGCAGAAGCCAAAGTGGCGAATGGAACATTGACGGTGACCGAGATGCTTCGGGAATTGACCAATGAGAGTTTGGCACGTCAGTCGAAAGCGTTGCATGAAATTCAACGGTTAATGGGAATTTATCAATTGAAATATACTACGAATGATTAA